Part of the Cydia fagiglandana chromosome 26, ilCydFagi1.1, whole genome shotgun sequence genome, ctcgggtagccccttaaacaTGGGaacaattttgtatggaaattttttagttccattctATATGACGAAATGAGTGTGGCCTGGCGCGGACgtcttgtttggctgggtggcaatgaatgAGTTGGAGTTTAGGCTTTAAGGTtgctagaaaaaaaaaccactttatttatttataaaataaataatattcaagAAATCTTAAAAGTATACAAAATAAGCATTCCTTGTAATCAAAGAGCCGATTTTTACAGTTTTTTGTAATTTCCGCCTTTTTGGCTGGTTCAACTTTCATTAGCCAGGCTCTGGCCTCCTGCcgaatagcgctatctcaaaaacaaatgattttgaaaatggaattctcagtaatagaaactaaagtatagttatagtacgtttttttagcattagaaataaggtaaacaatcttgatgtatcttttaattgaaaaacacattttaaaaataagttacagcaaatatgtattaattatgaatctaatacgatcatttatattgttctgctttcataagtataatagttactgatttttgaaatgcgtttttcaattaaaagacatgttaagatcgcttaccctcttgcaagttctttctaatgctaaaaaaacgaactatagcaatgAATTTTCATTTCAGATAGCGCTctttggcttagcagggcagtattctatctttttatgtatttatcgtaacataaaatacataaCAATTTTCTGACAATTATATTCCTCGCGACACTGCGATTGCAGTTCATCATTATTCATGGTTGATTTCTTTTAATTTCCGCGCCTGTTGCCGTTTGCGGCCTCTCGGCCAGCTTCGGCCGCCATGCTTGGACTCGATGTGGATGCGCAGCATGCACTTGGTTGTCAGCGTGCGCCCACAGATGTCGCACGGGAAGCACCCGCGGATTCCCAGGTGCACCTGCacataaccacagaataaataatagtactaggtacatatattacagtcgccatcagatatatcggagcggccaaggtgctcacaaagatctgaacacgcctctattgtcagggcgttagtgtgcgtgttcagatattgtgaacaccttggccgctccgatatatctgatggtgactgtacagaagactcactctttaacaaaacgcgtctgttacgatcagcacagatatggccgctacgtggcgacagcgccacgcgcggcttatggctttccccaaaattggggtggaacggatgtactttcagctacctgtagcaaagcgacgaaatcgcggagtgagccacgcgtgACATAACAGTACATTCTCTGTTACTTCTCtgtttccgctacccaaaggttgtctggaagagatcgctctttagcgataagaccgcctgttgtctgcctctacatttaatcaattgtacttttcttttgtatctttttactgaggtgtgctaataagtattctatctatctacatTATGatacgggtctctattgtttcccaaatagttttaagtcataaatgtattgtttgtccgaattttcgttagtcataattggtttatctcagaaacgcgtaacttttcaggattgtcataaaacaaacctaacctccAGAACctacagaataaccttacgaaaaaacaaaacagttaaagttcgttttttttagcattagaaataaggtaaacaatcttgatgtgtcttttaattgaaaaacacattttaaaaataagttacggcaaatatgtaacaattatgaatctaatacgatcatttatattcttctgctttcataagtaatagtttttggtttaaaaaaagcgtttttcaattaaaagacatgtcaacatcgcttaccttcttgaaagttctttctaatgctaaaataaacgaactatagtaaaagTCTAAAATCTGTGTTAAAAACACATccataacataataaataaataaaatctagcGGCGCCTGTGAAACAAAAGTAGGTAGGGAAGACTTGATCCTATGGTAGATTTGATCCTAGTGAAGACTTGATCCTGGGGGAGACTTGATCCTAGGAAAGACTTGATCCTGGGGGAGACTTGATCCTAGGGGAGACTTGATCCTAGTGAAGACTTGATCCTGGGGGAGACTTGATCCTAGGAAAGACTTGATCCTGGGGGAGATTTGATCCTAGGGGAGACATGCTACTAGGGGAGGATTAATGTTGATGTACTCACTGCCTTATGGTGTCGTTCGAGGTTACTCTTCATGGTGAAGGCACTCGGGCATTGCTTACACTTGTAAGGTTTCTCGCCCGTGTGCGAGCGGATATGAATCTGCGGATACATAGTACATTGAGCAATAAGGAAGGTACGAAATGAAATAAATCTCATataccggacaagtgcgagtcggactcgcccaccgagggttccgtactttttagtattagtacatcatgtgtgaaattTCAACTGTTATGCTATTCCGGCAATGCTAAGCTATTCCGGTTTATtatatacagcctggtgacagacagacagaatcttagtaatagggtcccgtttttaccctttgggcacggaacggtattaattattaattaatatattgtGATACTTACAATTAAATTTCCTTTCGAGGTGAACGCCTTCGGGCAGTCATTGCAGGCATATGGTTTTGGCTCCTGATGTTTCAGTTGGTTGTGTTGTTTCAGCAGCGCTGGGGTCTGCCACGAAATTGCATTATTTGTTAATAGAAATGAAAGAAATGGCTTTTACTATGCGACTTTAATTATAATACGTAATTATAGAAAAACTTAACacttagggcttgtgcacaaatcacgcgaggttcgatagggggagggtcacgaaaaaatcacgatagatcacgttggcgGAGGGGgcgtataaggaaacctcacgtgtattatTCTATAGTGAACgacattaagaaaaaaaaacctaccacataaGTAGATACTATTTCTCGGtctcgttaaacataaatcttcactctgcacttcaaaatagcgagcttatttaacgaaaatagaaatataaacaagattttctaattACAAttctatttatcttaaaattggACCAAtgaaaaaattgcaaaaatatACACGCGAGGTTgtgttgggggaggggggtagccaaaaaccttactaaatatcaccaagggggtcaaaaagtagccgaaaatacctcgcgtgatttgtgcacaacctcTTAACAGAGTACAGAGCAATCGGGTGCTAGGTGCAGTTTactcctatagttcgtttttttagcattagacaatcttgatgtgtcttttaattgaaaaacacattttaaaaataagttacggcaaatatgtatcaattatgaatctaatacgatcatttatattcttatgCTTTCATAAGTGATAAATaccgatttttaaaaagcgtttttcaattaaaagacatgtcaagatcgcttaccttcttgcaggttctttctaatgctaaaaaaagaactataggtGCAGTTTGCTTTGCTTcttctttccttatgcgcactgccaaggaatggaattccttgtctatatctatatttccgtgttattataacccggcaaccttcaaatcaagagtgaacaggcaccttctgggcgagctcgctccatcgtaggccacgtctacgcctcggctagtctgtggccatgggtaagcccattcataataaaaaaaaaagttttcgtGCAGGTGGTCAGGTGGTTTGTGTTTACTTTCATCATCCTCTCCTGAACACAAACCTATTAAATCAGTGaacatttgtttatttaaacttttttgcacaaaacatatacaacaatgtatgtataaatggcggacttaatgccaaagggctctaccagtcaaccatgattttaatatgaatgtccgacttgcacttggccggtttttagggttccgtattttttttgttatgcatTTTGTAATAGAATGTGTTgcttgaataaatatttttctattctaatattaaggggcccactgattaacagtccgccggacggtatcggcctgtcagttgttcggaactgtcaaaattttgttctaactgacaggccgataccgtccggcggactgttactcagtgggcccctttagtatgGATATATTACCGTCACTTTGTGTCCGCACAACTCGCACATAGCCCTTATCTCCGCTGAGTGCTTCTGCTTATAGTACTTTCTCTGACAGGACGGGTCCTTCCTCTTCTGCTGGAGATGCGAGCGAGACACGTGAGTCGTGTAAGCTTCAGCCGTCGGGAACGATATCGAGCACTGTTCACaaacaatatacatacatacatacatacatacatacaatcacgcctatttcccggaggggtaggcagagaccagggatttccacttgctacgatcctgacataccacTTTCGCTTCACAAACAATATGCTTATGCTTAatattagttatttgtttcactcgggggcaaagttgttgtttaaccgctcgtgccaatattgatacccgagcaagcgaggtccaaaattgaaccacgagcgtaacgAGTGGTTCGATAAAtgaaatcttgagcgttgcggaggtttcaaagcacgagggttaaataaaaattgcccccgagtgaaacttttcaccacaccaacctggagcaagtattaaatataaaatatcaaacaaaatcaaatccaaattaatcttattaaatatttatcaaccaaaatcatcatttaaaagtaaattctaccagcaaacataagaaaacaactcaaaatttgcatttgattactttgtcttacatgtgaataaaatgcaacttagctatcagtttttgaagtgcaaagtaagcctttccgagctggtgtggtgaaaaagtatAATATGTATTGGTATAATTGGTAACTGgtattggtaaaaaaaaaagtaaccgATGTAACCCTCCGAATCGCTAAacttaagtggcagtgggcggggCACATTGCCCGAAAGGtcctcgagtggcgaccacgtaccggaaggcgcagcgtgggtagacccccacaaggtggactgatgacctggtgagcccccattcgcacgacagctttttcaacgcgcgtaaAAAAgggcttgaatctgtccgcactctaaattcgatttaacgaccaaggcttaaagtcgaaaatccaacaacgcttgataaaaagcgccaacgctgtcgtgtgaatacatacatggctatccatttgtgtcatttaagcttttttaacgcgcgttgaaaaaattgtcgtgcgaatgggggctaaaggtcgcgggagtccgctggatgcgggtggcgcaagaccggtcattgtggcactctttgggggaggcctatgtccagcagtggacgtcctctggctgatatgataatgatgattgaTCGATTGGTAACTAACCCCCCTTTGTAAAGTATGAAAACAAGCTTATATGTATGCAAATGATAATACATAAGATATTTTCTTTAGgagtgacgaccggtctggcctagtgggtagtgaccctacctgcgaagccgatggtcctgggttcgaatcccagtaagggcatttatttgtgtgatgaacactaatatttgttcctgagtcatgggtgttttctatgtaggtatataagtatgtatttatctatataagcatgtatatcgtcgcctagcacccatagtacaagctttgcttagtttggggctaggttgatctgtgtaagatgtccccaatatttatttatttagtgatGACTCCTAAAGAAAATATCTTAATGGAtgcattaattacgtcacataaaaattcgtttttttttagacccTCGCCCTCTCCCCACTCTCCACTTTTTCATATGAAAgagataggtatttaatacGTACTGTCTCACTTGGCAATGACCCTTCCCCCCCTCCCCGTTGCAGTGACGTaatatgtcatcatcatcatcatctgaggCATTACAGCCGCGGGTAGGCCTTTGCCGTAATATGTGGACGAGCCTTATCTTGCACTGACCTTATCACATTGAATCGACACCGTCGGATGTGTCCCCCCCACATGCTCTTGTAGCGCCTCCTCGCTCGCACAGTTCTCGCCGCACTGCTCGCACGGCCACAGGCCCGTATGCTCGCCGGCCGTGTCCGTATGTCTGTCCAGAGCTGCTAAGCTCACAAACGACGCTGAGCATGTTTCGCACTTgattttctgaaaaaaaaagtgactaaCGCGATTATTTTTAACtcttttttttctgtattttgTTAAAGTCGAAGGCGAAGTCGCTCAACTTCGCTCAAGCCTTCAAGCTTCGCGGATGCGgatatccgcaacatccctggttcgTACGTTACCTTGGCATGTGTTTTCGCCTTGTGCTGTCTGAGCCCGTTGCTACTGACAAACACCTCGCCGCACTCGTCGCAGGCCACGTTAGTCGCGAGGTGGTTGGCGCGCACGTGAGAAAAGTAGGACGtacactttctaacaaaaataatgcggatgttccgcggatgcggatgcgaatatccgcaacatccctggtttgTACTCTACCTTGGCATGTGTTTTCGCCTTGTGCTGTCTGAGTCCGTTGCTACTGACAAACACCTCGCCGCACTCGTCGCAGGCCACGTTAGTCGCGAGGTGGTTGGCGCGCACGTGAGAAAAGTAGGACGtacactttctaacaaaaataatgcggatgttccgcggatgcggatgcgaatatccgcaacatccctggtttgTACTCTACCTTGGCATGTGTTTTCGCCTTGTGCTGTCTGAGCCCGTTGCTACTGACAAACACCTCGCCGCACTCGTCGCAGGCCACGTTAGTCGCGAGGTGGTTGGCGCGCACGTGAGAAAAGTAGGACGtacactttctaacaaaaataatgcggatgttccgcggatgcggatgcgaatatccgcaacatccctggtttgTACTCTACCTTGGCATGTGTTTTCGCCTTGTGCTGTCTGAGCCCGTTGCTACTGACAAACACCTCGCCGCACTCGTCGCAGGCCACGTTAGTCGCGAGGTGGTTGGCGCGCACGTGAGAAAAGTACGACGtactctttctaacaaaaaaaaacacccacttaaatatttattttttaatacaactcaaaaagtgctactttacgtagctgtttagcttTCGCATGATGCGTGTGCTTCGACATTTCCCGGTATTGCTCGAAGctgtaaaagcttgtaatacaaattagagatgcaccggatattcggttacacGGTATGCGGACCaaccggccattattttaacatccggccggataccggatagaggcctactatccggccggataccggatagtaacattgcttgatttcggtgTAAACGAAATTGGAATAataaacagtcacggtcataatcgtattactcgtttattattttaaaacagtttTTTAAACATTCTACtaacttgcacgcgcactcatttcgaacctagaaatgagtccgcgctaACGTTCACTACGAAACGTGTCAAAACCTTCACAATGCGCACCTGAGAAAcctaggtatagttccgctggccgagtatccggccaaacaactatccgttgcatctctaaattgtgccacagaataaataatagtactaggtacagaagaacTCTCAAACAAAaggcgtctgttacgatcaggacagatatggccgctaagtggcgacagcgccacgcgcgggttatggctagccaccaaaattggtgtggaacggatgtacttgtacctgtagcaaagcgacgaaatcacggagtgagccacacctgcTTGTACCCATTGTGGGgatcttaagagccaacaggagtggtaatttctccatacaaacgtactagactgtttcctccgtgggttttgatgctggAGCAATGATTTTTACAACACAgagtaatattgtcaatatctatgTCGGACTGTTAtgctttatttgatatttttgttttttaaggtgctagagcccttcaaaaatggccaaaatggcctacttgactatgccgcaatgagaggcgtagtattcaaaactgacatcaattagccaaaaaatcaaaatggtccgacacagataatttaataatcatttagatttctaatgattacgattggttaagttttggaggaggaaacagtcgagtacgaaacctcgatttttgaaatttttacgcaggatttttcgccttgtccttatcgcactagtattaggagccgcttccgttagcgagacgggtcatcatcatcatcatcatctcagccataagacgtccactgctgaacataggcctcccccttatggggggtgaatgccataatcgccacgcttggcaggcgggttggcgatcgcagtcgagtacaccgaatttgagggacgctgctgcccgtccaccggtggtcttggacgtagtttaaggacatacccgggtccgagCGCGAGCCCGGGAGCGAGGcaagtatatttacctaaaatatttaaaactcagctcctgtttcgtcgtAATAAAATCGTATGATAAATTAACTCACTGGAAGCTTTTGTCGCAGTGCTCGCACTGGTACACTCGGCCCGCGTGAAGACCGTAGTGGAGCATCGCCTGGGACCTGCGCATATACAATCTAATTACGTTCACAGTACATATGGTATGTACAGGGTGGCCAACTTGGAGGTATACAACTTTTTTtgcggccattttgttttggcGGCAAATATGACAGTTTGTTGCATGAAAATTACTTTGTGTAGATACGGCAAATTTGTTATGGAGCGTTTACAAGACGGGGACACGTGTCACGCGCCACGAGCCAcaatagaaacattaaaaataacgtttCCCGGTCGATTAATTTCGTGAAACGGTGACATTGACTGGACCCCAAGATCGCCTGATTTAACAGCTCCTGACTTTTTTCTGTGGGCTTATCTAAAGGGACGTGTCTATGCTAATAGGCCAACGAACCTtcagcaattaaaacaaaatattcgaaATACTGTCGCTGAAATAACGCCAGAAATGTGTgaaaaagtgatgaaaaacgCGATGGAAAAGGGTTCGCATCTGCCATGCTGCTAGAGGTGAACATTTGTCTGACATTATTTTCCATGTGTAATTGCTGaccctacatattatatttaacatggaatacttacttaatattttttatgttttatagaataaaatttcaaaaataaagtgtatacctcttatttggccaccctgtatatgtcggagaatggctgaaatgtgccatctatcgccttcaagaggcgttttatcGCGCAGCCTTTGACAAAGCAACCTAGGGTGTTACGTACacctgagtggcgttcgacgcagttccgccaaggcgtcatagagtgcgctgtcaaaacaattgaagtcgagaactattgaagttatgctgtcaattATTCTTCGAGAGAGCACGATGAGAACTaacgggagaagatgacgtctgtggcggTTCCGGGGTctaatccactggtttgcttaagataagaaacgtatcgcgtgctgttatttgtaatgagtcttgtgcagtaaagattgtgagttgaacatcgtatttcattgaaggccctcgtcatccacgattgaaggttctgatgtgctgccgattgtatgatacgcccacaattcccgacatatataaataaagttaGGGCCTTAAGtgataaacaatgtttttttgagaGATAGATTCTCTTCTGAACATATACGCAATACAGTAGAATCGACATTAGACTTGCTTAGCGTCCCCGCATCGTAATCTAATCGTAATTACGTGttcttgtgtgtgtgtgtgtgtgtgtgtgtgtgtgtgtgtgtgtgtgtgtgtgtgtgtgtgtgtgtgtgtgtggtggGAAGGGGGGGTGCATTAAAATCACCAAGAGGAGGGGGGATACTGACTTGGATCTTGAGACGAAGTCGCACTGCGTGCAGAACAGCTTCAACCGATGCAGAATCAGGTGTAGCTTCAATACACATTACACAATCGACATTAGACTTGCTTAgcgtctgtgtgtgtgtgtgtgcctctctctctctctctgtgtctgtgtgtgtgtgtgtgtgtgcgtcaTCATCACCAAGAGGAGGGGGGATACTGACTTGGTTCTTGAGACGAAGTCGCACTGCGTGCAAAGCAGCTTCAACCGATGCAGATTCTCGTGACCTCTCCTCCTCCTGTCGCATTGGAAGCGCACGGCGCAGATCTCGCACGAGTACGGACCAGTgccctaaaaaataaaattaattaattaataaataaaaaatgtttcatTGCCACAAGTaccaaaaaccggacaagtgcgagtcggactcgcgcacgaagggttccgtacatagtgcaaaaaaggaaaaaaaaaaacggtcacccatccaagtactgaccccgcccgacgttgcttaacttcggtcaaaaatcacgtttgttgtatgggagccccacttaaatctttattttattctgtttttagtatttgttgttatagaggcaacagaaatacatcatctgtgaaaatttcaactgtctatctatcacggttcgtgagatacagcctggtgacagacggacggacggacggacggacagcagtctaaaagggtcccgttttaccctttgggtacggaaccctaaagaagAAAGGGCAAGGctcaaaaataaataagataaggGGACTCACAGGGCTGTGTCGCTGCATATGATTCTCATAAGCGGCCCTCACTCCGAACCCTTTGTAACACTCCTCGCACTTGAAATGAGACTCCAAGTAGTTCCTGCCCTCCCGGCGCGCCGCCACCTCCGCCAGTTGCTCTTCCTAAACCACAGAAGAAATTCttcctaaataataaataaaaaaataactcgAAAGTAGATACTTAAAATAATATGGTGTCTAAAAATATTCAGTAAAAAACAccgtactttaaaaaaaatactacttaCTACCTGTATTTGTACTTAAATActaagtactttaaaaaaaatcagagGTTAATTAAACTGAATTTATttgccattaaaaaaattatacgttgacgtccatccgcccagaaaagtcaaaaataatatgaaaaaaagaaccacataaggcgatggcgcgtATTGTTGCTGTCAAGTTGGTGCAACTTGGTTcggactaaattatgctaaaaaaaatgccagatgctaaatggaaaattttggtgccaaaacgAGTgcaaatatgccagatctggcatcatttatgctaagttggcaacactgaaataatagtactaccgtacagaaaggacacttcctacaagcCCACATACACAGCGgttttgacagcggttcagggtcgaatcatgctatccctttctaatatatggcactatccctttcggctatttagggttgtcaaaaatcaagtgattatcttatctgtggtcgtgtacgcaaaaggaagtcaagtggtgccaaccgtaataattgctcggagcaatactGAGCCGAGCggtgccgagttcgaccgaagtcaggagtgtctccccactgcctaAACACaataggggttgtgcacaaatcacgcgaggtgttttcggctactttttgaccccccctcccccttggtgatatttggtaaGGTTTTtagctacccccctccccccacacaacctcacgtgtatttttaagataaatagtattatAATACTCTAAATTAAATCATtgtgatcaatctaaatgggtcagtatggagaagtcagaaactataagagatagcgaaatctgttcttaggaaccatggctccgattttagatttaataataatggcattcattttttttttaatctatcgtACAtagccgggattcgaacatggtcaatattcttgttgtttgtttgtatgaaaacttttaaacgatgcgtgataggtggggggtgctcgaccaaatatcatagagggccccgagacaaaacaaagtacattaaaaaaaatcaaaatggccgactttttttaattttttcaagttggtccgagcgcgctgagaattggcatgcggcgagcctgggggcccaagattacaatgtcaaaaaaatatttttggaaaaattcaaaatggcggcggacacgggcaaatttccgaccccggtggagggccgaaggcccgaagcctccaccccgacgcccaaaaagcgactcccaataggaaaagtgttgggtcgtgtttaagctccaacttccccctctcgtgtgacgcttcgggccttcggccctacgcagagctcggccttcggccttcgcaagcctcgacgcttcgccgtggggcattcggcccgccggcttcggtcatcaagacagttgacttggtagatcgcttggaagcaccgaatTTACacagttcggccttcggcctcgcgccTCGGcctttgggagtcggggtggaggctcagggcattcggccttccaccggggtcggccttcggcctcccggcatgaagctcgcccttcgggctcgcttaacctacttgaaaattttactttgcccgtgtccgccgccattttgaatttttccaaaaatatttttttgacattgtaatcttgggcccccaggctcgccgcatgccgaatctcagcgctctcggaccaacttgaaaaaattaaaaaaaaagtcggccattttgattttttttaatgtactttgttttgtctcggggccctctatgatatttggccgagcaccccccacctatcacgcatcgtttaaaagttgccatacaaagaaacaacaagaatattgaccatgttcgaatcccggttatgtatgatagatttaaaaaaaaaattaatgccattattattaaatctaaaatcgaagccatggttcctaagaacagattttgctatctctcatagtttctgacttctccatactgacccatttggattgatcaccctgtatatgtatagaaaatcttgtttatttttctacatattttcgttaaataggctCGCTATTTTGAGGTGCAGTgcagtgaagatttatgtttaacgaaaccgagaaaaagtatctactcatctCATGTGGtaggtctttttagggttccgtacccaaagggtaaaacgggaccctattactaagacttcgctgtccgtccgtccgtccgtatgtcaccaggctgtatctcacgaacggtgatagctagacagttgaaattttcacagatgatgtatttctgttgccgctataacaaacactaaaaacagaataaaataaagatttaaatggggctcccatacagcaaacgtgatttttgaccaaagttaagcaacgtcgggagtggtcagtacttggatgggtaaccgtttttttttttgttttttttttgcattatggtacggaacccttcgtgcgcgagtccgactcgcacttgcccggttttttttttgttagtttcgttcactgtagcaaaatacacgtgaggttttctTATATAcaggaggaggaaacagtcgagtacgaaacctcga contains:
- the LOC134677296 gene encoding zinc finger protein 845-like, whose product is MPRKCTSYFSHVRANHLATNVACDECGEVFVSSNGLRQHKAKTHAKVEKCTSYFSHVRANHLATNVACDECGEVFVSSNGLRQHKAKTHAKKIKCETCSASFVSLAALDRHTDTAGEHTGLWPCEQCGENCASEEALQEHVGGTHPTVSIQCDKCSISFPTAEAYTTHVSRSHLQQKRKDPSCQRKYYKQKHSAEIRAMCELCGHKVTTPALLKQHNQLKHQEPKPYACNDCPKAFTSKGNLIIHIRSHTGEKPYKCKQCPSAFTMKSNLERHHKAVHLGIRGCFPCDICGRTLTTKCMLRIHIESKHGGRSWPRGRKRQQARKLKEINHE